DNA from Equus caballus isolate H_3958 breed thoroughbred chromosome 27, TB-T2T, whole genome shotgun sequence:
CCCTGGAAGTGATCCATATGAGATTCAGCTACTCCTCTGGGTTAGGAGGATGCAGAGTTTCTAATAGGAGGAAGGAGAATTAGCCCCATAGGTGCACAAGTTGGTTGGATACAAGGGCAGACATAATGGGCCATTGGAAATGGATGCTGTGTTTAAATTGCAACGCTTGTATATATGGCTATGCTTTGGGGAATACTGCAGCACAGATggacagaggagaagaaagaatagaaagccTCCCTCGTTTTCTAAAGTTATGTAGATGTTCCTCTGATCTAGCAGCCCCACCCCTGTCCACCTGTCCTCTCTACTTCTGGGTGTCTATATGTACCATTCTTACATCAAAATGATAAGGATCCTGATCACCCCCATGGGAACGTAGGGCTCCCCTAAGAGGGCTCAGCAAGTCGGATGGATACTCTGACTCCTAGCACCAGAAATGAGGAGTCATTTCCATTCCAAAAAAGCACTAACACATGGAAGACTGAGTTTTACaaatttaagtgggaaagaattTTTTACGACATAAAAATccaaagtttctgcacagcaaaaaagagaaaaagtgaaaatgacaAGCTCACATTTGTCAAAAATGACAAATCAGAAACAATTTCCAGTACTTATACCACACAGCTAATTCTTGAATTTACAAGGCTATCCTACAAATCAACACAAATAAATAGGCCAATAATTCCATTTCCCAATACAGGCAAAGAAGAAAGGACAttccagagaaaataaagacaaatacttcCAAGACATGAAAACACGTGGACCCTGATTCCCGAGAGAAACGCAAACCAAGAAGACACTGAGATCTCAATTCTTACCTATCAGATTGGGAAAGACCAGAAAGGCTCACTGTCTGTGGATCAGCTTGCTTTCAACCACAAACACCAGGAAACCCAATAAACAGgggttttacaaagaaaaaagcttGTTTTCCCCAAGTCACAAAAATCTGTATGTGGGCAGTCCGGGAGGGGAGAAGGTGGTTCAACTATGACCTCAAGGACCCAGCACCTCCTGTGCACCTGCTCCAGCATCCACATCAAGTAAGTGTCCTCTTTGGGGTCAAGACACACCTGCTGCAAGTCCAAGTGCTACTGTCATCCaagcagagagaagggggaaGTATGAAACAGTTGCATAACATGGAGGTTAAGCAATAAGAAACATttatatcattatttaaaaagGGTTCCATTCATAGGGATAACATTTCATTGGTCACAAATCTGTAATTGGCCAATCTGGGCTGCAAGAGAGACTAGGACATCACTTATTTTTAGCGAGCACATTGCTGCCTAGATCCTAGGCAGGAAGAAAGGATGATGGAAATTGGCTAATCCCAGGGCATCTACAACACACTCCATTGTGAGAGGGGACCATTCAGGCTGGTGAATTACTCTGAGTGCTGTTGGGACAACCTCCATGGAGGATAGAGTAACTGTAAATGTATAAGACATGGTCTTTAATAcggcaattctacttctagaaatttatctaaaatatatagCTACTTGTGAGCAagataatgtacataaaaagATACTCAATGCAGTGTTGCTTGTAACTGCAAAAgtttagaaataatcaaatttcATCAATAAGAAAAGAGTTTAACAATGGcatataaaaagaatgagatagtATAAAGCTATTAATAATCATGATAGAGTTCTGTATGTGTTCATATAAAAGTGTTCAAGCTAAAGCATTAGCTGGGTAAAGCAAACTATAGAATAATGTCTTAACAGTGGGGGTTTCCTGGAGAAAGGCTGAGGGCTGGGACAGGGAGAGGAGTGACAGTGTTTGTCACTCATTACTCCTCTaccttttgattttgtttcttgtgcaggaattaaaatattttaaatgaaaaagttgaAATATTTCAGGAAGGTGCTATAGGGGACATCAGTGTTTTTGATATTTCTCCAAATTGAGAGGTGTAACTGGTGTGCATTCTATGTGATGTGTTTAGATCACACTGACTTCTTGAAATAAATCTGACCTTTGCCTCTAGTCTGACCAATACTTCCCCTGGAATCCCACTGAGGTCATTTCCCCTGAGCCTGCTAAGTCATTGTCCTCACCACATCCAGGAGCCTACTCACCCTGGAAACTCAAAACACAACTTCTTAAGGGAGTAACGCCCGTATATCCTGTAATCCATTAATCCTCTAATCCACTGGGTTCCATGACTGGTCCCAGGGTCTAGACCTCCAGAGATGAGCAGGATCCATCTTTAGAAAAGAAGAGGCATTTGTTCCCTGAACTTCTTAAATGAGAGCATTGTTTCTAGTCTTTTCTGAGCCCTAAAAGGTAAATAATCAAGcagatggaaaacagaaaatagatcaggcttgaaatcatcatcataaaCTTTAAACAAGAGAAAACACTAAACCCAGCCTTTTGTTTGACGAAAGCTATCTAAACAGAGGAACATCAGAGAGACTTGAGGGCACAGCggcctgggccccatccccaggcaaATGCCCCCCTTCTCTCACTGCGCTGTGTGTCTCTGAGCCTCCTCCTCTAAGACCTATAAATACAGGTGGCTTTGTGCTCCCCACTCATTCAGACTCCTGCTCTCCCATTCAGACCCTGACCTCCAGGTGACTCACAGCCATGAGGACCCTCACCCTCCTCACTGCACTTCTCCTCTTGGCCCTCCAGGTCCAGACTCAGAGTCTTGAAGAGACAGCCGACCAGGTTCCTGCCCAGGACCAGCCTGGGGCCGAGGCCCAGGACATAACCATCTCCTTTGCAGGGGATGAACGCTCTGCTCGAGAGGCTTCAAAATGTGAGACATCAGACAGCTTACTATGGGGGTCTGCAGTCCCAATGTACCACAAACTAGCCAGGAAATCATTAGAACTTGGAGATTTTTGGATTGAGAGGCTCTTCAAGGGCTCTTTGAGCACCAAAGGGTTTGAGTCCAACTTGGGCATGTGCAACACAACAGCCTCATCAGCAGAGACTAAAAGGCTGTTACAAGGGCCTCAGTATGTGGAGGCCAGGCTCAAACTGGGTGTGTGGAGGAGGTGGGGTGAGGAGTAGGTAACCCTGAGTTGAGAGGTGGGTGGTTGTGGAGGACACGAAATAAGCACGAACATAATAGACTAGGATCAGAAAAAAACTGTGATCCTCTGTTACCAACAAAGCCAGTAAGACTCCATGTGAATTATTATCAAAAAGGTGAATTCTTTCCACACGAACATGACTGGTATTATCTATTGTAAGTACACACATCGCCTCTTAGTATATCTCCATGAGGCTGGCTCTACCttatctcccttcttccttcccctttgctgatcctcctcttccttctgtaGCCCTTATAGGAACAGCCTCCTGCACCTGCAGACGTGCCTGGATCTGCAGATGGGGTGAGCGCCACTCTGGGAAGTGTATAGACCAAAAAGGCTCCACATACAGGCTCTGCTGTCGTCGCTGAGCTTGTGGATTGAGACTCAGAGCAATGCGTGACTCCGCTTGATAACCTGGAAAGGGGTTTACTCTTTGTACCTTCTaccttttcatatttctttctccaaaataaactttaagcaTTAAACTTAGTGTGTTtggcatttttcttctcctttcctttgccttttcatatgGCATATTTCTATGATTCACTTGTGTAGAGAATTCTGTCCAAAATGGTCTTCCTTAAGTTTACTGCTCTTTCCATCACACTGCTGCACAACTGGAACAGGATATTGcaataacaaaaacagcaaaagtgaaaataatgatTCATTACAACAAGTTTATATCTATAAATTTGATCCATTCATAATGATACTCAAAAGTGGGAAGTGACATTGAAGAGTGCCGGAAGGTGTTGTCACTCACAGAAAAGTGGATCCAATAGgttttatttacttgtttcttAAATTTAAGAAGTGAACAGGCATTGATATCtatgaatattttccttattttaaccAAGAATGTtatgtatagatatattttttcctaaccATATCAAAAACAGAGAGTGAAAAAGTGCTTCATGAGCTGCAAATCAGTAAAAAGTAATAATGCTACTATAACCAGAAAATATTAACCAACATCAGTGGTCTCAACTAAAGCCCACATAGAAATGGAGTCCAGAGTCTGGTCCGTCGAGGTGGTCATGTCCAGTGACCAGTGAGATACTGGTCCTGCTTTGGACATCAAAAGGTCTATAGGCCAAAGTCCAATGAGGGAATTGGTCTCAACTCTCCAACTCTTCAAAGATAATGAGTCTCCTAATTATAATAAgccaatattaattttaataaaattctagcAATAATTACTATGTTTACAGTAGTCTAATGAACTAAGTCAATACATCAGAATGACAAGACAATTTCTCATACACTTACTGTCACGCAAAAACTTAAAGAACACTTTATGTAGCAGAAAGGCAAGTCTCTAAACTCAAATTTTTTATAAAAGGCAGGATTTAAGAGTACcatgaaatgataaaataaaacatctttattaCACAACAAAGTCTTG
Protein-coding regions in this window:
- the DEFA1 gene encoding alpha-defensin 1 precursor (The RefSeq protein has 2 substitutions compared to this genomic sequence), producing MRTLALLAALLLLALQVQTQSLEETADQVPAQDQPGAEAQDITISFAGDERSAREASKSLIGTASCTCRRAWICRWGERHSGKCIDQKGSTYRLCCRR